In Qipengyuania psychrotolerans, one DNA window encodes the following:
- a CDS encoding amidohydrolase family protein, which yields MPEAILEPDLPIIDPHHHLWDLRPLMPAFPEPRHDFIEAIAGAAYYTFDELQADTGSGHNIVGTVFMECGAFYDASRDEAMKPVGEVEFVNGVAAQGASGLYGDCRPCAGIVGHADLTLGDKVKPVVEALIAAGNGRFRGIRHAAAWDADADVLGPPFHAPEGLYSSDAFRAGFAAYGEYGLTFDAWLLESQLGDVLELAKAFPDQQIILDHCGTPLNIASYRGKLHENFDRWRASIHALADCPNVAVKLGGLAMAFCGMPEEGPARGYGSEHLAALWRPYIETCIQSFGPERGMFESNYPVDRWGASYPTLWNAFKLLAQGHSEDEKAALFAGTAARIYGIEHVLPSG from the coding sequence ATGCCCGAAGCAATTCTCGAACCCGACCTGCCGATCATCGATCCGCATCATCACCTTTGGGATCTACGGCCGCTAATGCCTGCGTTCCCTGAACCCCGGCACGATTTCATCGAAGCAATCGCGGGCGCTGCGTACTACACATTCGACGAATTGCAGGCGGACACAGGTAGCGGCCACAATATCGTCGGCACCGTTTTCATGGAATGCGGCGCATTCTACGATGCCAGCCGCGACGAAGCCATGAAGCCGGTAGGCGAAGTGGAGTTCGTCAACGGGGTCGCCGCGCAGGGCGCTAGCGGACTATACGGCGACTGTAGGCCTTGTGCCGGCATTGTGGGTCATGCCGATCTTACGTTGGGCGACAAGGTCAAACCGGTCGTCGAAGCACTGATTGCAGCAGGCAATGGACGCTTTCGGGGAATCCGGCACGCTGCTGCATGGGATGCTGATGCCGACGTACTCGGCCCTCCGTTTCACGCGCCCGAAGGCCTTTATTCCAGTGACGCCTTCCGCGCCGGATTTGCGGCATATGGCGAATACGGCCTGACATTCGATGCCTGGTTGCTTGAATCACAATTAGGCGACGTTCTCGAACTGGCAAAAGCATTTCCTGACCAGCAGATCATTCTCGACCACTGCGGAACACCGCTGAACATCGCCAGCTATCGGGGCAAATTGCACGAGAATTTCGACCGCTGGCGCGCTTCAATTCATGCGCTGGCAGACTGCCCGAACGTCGCGGTCAAGCTGGGCGGCCTGGCAATGGCTTTTTGCGGTATGCCCGAAGAAGGCCCTGCCCGTGGTTACGGGTCCGAACATCTCGCCGCCTTATGGCGTCCATATATTGAAACCTGCATCCAATCCTTCGGTCCGGAACGGGGAATGTTCGAAAGCAATTATCCCGTCGACAGATGGGGTGCGAGCTATCCTACCCTTTGGAACGCGTTCAAACTTCTGGCCCAGGGACACAGTGAAGACGAGAAAGCGGCCCTCTTCGCAGGCACTGCTGCGCGGATCTATGGGATCGAGCACGTGCTGCCGAGCGGCTGA
- a CDS encoding NAD(P)H-dependent flavin oxidoreductase, whose product MSLPAPFDKLRIPVIGSPLFIVSGPELVIAQCKAGIIGSFPALNARPQSELDEWLHRITEELAAHNRDNPDRPAAPFSVNQIVHRSNDRIEADMETCAKWQVPLVITSLGAREEIFNAVRGWGGITMHDVINNRFARKAIEKGADGLIPVAAGAGGHAGTLSPFALMQEIREWFDGLIALSGSIAHGRSILAAQALGADFAYIGSPWIATEEANAVDGYKQGIVEGSSDGIVYSNLFTGVHGNYLRSSIENAGLDPENLPQSDPSKMNFGSGGNTKAKAWKDIWGSGQGIGTVREVAPVEDMVARLEREYITAKEELAQRIA is encoded by the coding sequence ATGAGCCTGCCCGCACCCTTCGACAAGCTTCGCATTCCGGTCATCGGATCGCCCCTGTTCATCGTTTCAGGTCCCGAACTGGTCATTGCGCAGTGCAAGGCAGGAATTATCGGCAGTTTTCCGGCACTCAATGCTCGACCACAGAGCGAGCTGGACGAATGGCTTCACCGCATCACCGAAGAACTTGCGGCGCATAATCGCGATAATCCGGATCGTCCCGCAGCGCCCTTTTCGGTCAACCAGATCGTTCACCGCTCGAATGACCGGATCGAGGCGGACATGGAAACCTGCGCCAAGTGGCAGGTTCCGCTCGTCATTACTTCGCTCGGTGCGCGCGAGGAAATCTTCAATGCCGTCCGCGGATGGGGCGGCATCACGATGCACGATGTGATCAACAACCGCTTCGCCCGCAAGGCGATCGAAAAGGGCGCCGACGGCCTCATTCCCGTCGCGGCCGGGGCTGGCGGCCATGCCGGAACGCTCAGCCCGTTCGCATTGATGCAGGAAATCCGAGAATGGTTTGACGGGCTCATCGCACTTTCAGGCTCGATCGCTCACGGTCGTTCAATCCTTGCCGCGCAGGCGCTCGGTGCAGATTTCGCGTATATCGGTTCACCGTGGATCGCGACTGAAGAAGCCAATGCAGTCGATGGCTACAAGCAAGGCATCGTGGAAGGCAGCTCAGACGGCATCGTCTATTCCAACCTGTTCACCGGCGTGCACGGCAACTATCTCCGCTCTAGTATCGAGAACGCGGGCCTCGACCCTGAAAACCTGCCGCAAAGCGACCCGAGCAAGATGAATTTCGGCAGCGGCGGCAATACCAAGGCCAAGGCCTGGAAAGATATCTGGGGATCGGGCCAAGGCATCGGGACAGTCCGCGAGGTTGCGCCTGTCGAGGACATGGTCGCGCGTCTAGAGCGTGAATATATCACCGCGAAGGAAGAACTGGCTCAGCGTATAGCTTAG
- the recJ gene encoding single-stranded-DNA-specific exonuclease RecJ gives MATSALPHVFGVSQSLTGRAWRWRGGNMDLGQGNFGNGEDIVRQILLARGVDQDDLNRHLSPTLRDFLPDPSEFNDMDVAAERIAQAVLGQEKITVYGDYDVDGATSSALLIRLLRDLGVDADYYIPDRLLEGYGPSGEALVKLGQTGSSLIVTVDCGAMAHEALGMARDAGIDVIVVDHHKCAADLPRTAALVNPNRLDENDLAAAHGHLAAVGVAFLLAIALVRTLRAQGHFDDRKEPDLLALLDLVALGTVADVAALHGLNRAFVAQGLKVMGKRANIGMSALIDASRLKRAPACSDLGFALGPRINAGGRVGESTLGVRLLTTEDAEEAAAIADQLSALNEERRAIEAEVQQAAEEQLGAQHNRAVHVLAANGWHPGVIGIVAGRIKEKTGKPSVVIAIDEQTGEGKGSGRSIPGVDLGAAIIRASEEGLLVKGGGHAMAAGLTVASDKLDTFAEWLDAHLEGAVSRASGNREMLLDIAVAPGGLTPELVESLDGGGPYGVGWPGPRIAVGPVRLVKCDIVGTDHVRLIASGDDGRSFKGIAFRAAESDMGQALLHGSRGRRLWLAGRAKIDDWGSRRQAELHLEDAAFAD, from the coding sequence ATGGCCACTTCTGCCCTCCCCCATGTGTTCGGTGTCTCTCAATCTCTGACAGGGCGCGCATGGCGATGGCGGGGCGGCAACATGGACCTTGGTCAGGGTAACTTCGGAAATGGCGAGGATATCGTTCGCCAGATACTGCTGGCGCGGGGTGTCGATCAGGATGACTTGAACAGGCATCTCTCGCCAACCCTGCGCGACTTTCTTCCCGATCCATCCGAGTTCAACGACATGGACGTGGCCGCAGAACGAATTGCACAGGCCGTGCTCGGACAGGAAAAGATCACGGTTTACGGCGATTACGACGTCGACGGCGCGACAAGTTCGGCGCTCCTGATCCGTTTGCTACGTGATCTTGGTGTGGACGCTGACTATTACATCCCTGATCGCCTGCTGGAGGGTTACGGGCCGTCTGGCGAGGCATTGGTCAAACTGGGGCAAACCGGTTCGAGCCTTATCGTTACAGTCGATTGCGGCGCCATGGCACACGAGGCGCTCGGCATGGCCAGAGATGCCGGGATCGATGTCATCGTGGTGGATCACCACAAGTGTGCTGCGGATCTTCCCCGCACTGCCGCTCTCGTCAATCCGAACCGCCTCGACGAAAATGATCTGGCTGCGGCACATGGCCACCTGGCCGCCGTCGGCGTCGCCTTCCTGCTGGCAATTGCCTTGGTCCGCACCCTGCGTGCGCAAGGCCATTTTGACGACCGGAAGGAGCCTGATCTTCTTGCGCTGCTCGACCTGGTGGCCCTTGGAACTGTCGCCGATGTCGCGGCTTTGCATGGCCTCAACCGAGCTTTCGTTGCGCAAGGCCTGAAGGTCATGGGCAAACGCGCGAATATCGGAATGTCCGCCTTGATCGACGCCAGCCGGTTGAAGCGGGCACCTGCCTGTTCAGATCTCGGCTTCGCACTGGGTCCCCGCATCAATGCAGGGGGGCGTGTGGGCGAATCCACACTTGGTGTTCGCTTGCTGACGACCGAGGATGCAGAGGAAGCTGCCGCGATTGCCGATCAGTTGTCGGCGCTCAACGAGGAACGCCGCGCGATAGAGGCGGAGGTCCAGCAGGCTGCGGAGGAGCAACTCGGCGCGCAGCACAACCGGGCGGTTCACGTGTTGGCGGCAAACGGCTGGCATCCAGGCGTGATCGGCATCGTTGCCGGACGCATCAAGGAAAAGACCGGCAAACCTTCTGTGGTTATCGCGATCGACGAGCAGACCGGAGAAGGAAAAGGTTCGGGCCGTTCGATACCCGGAGTCGATCTTGGCGCGGCAATCATCCGGGCGAGCGAGGAAGGGTTGCTGGTCAAAGGCGGCGGGCATGCCATGGCAGCGGGCCTTACGGTTGCAAGTGACAAGCTGGACACCTTTGCCGAATGGCTTGACGCGCATCTGGAAGGAGCGGTTTCACGGGCAAGCGGCAACCGCGAAATGCTCCTCGATATCGCAGTAGCCCCGGGCGGCCTGACCCCCGAACTGGTCGAATCGCTCGATGGCGGCGGACCTTACGGCGTTGGCTGGCCTGGACCGCGGATAGCGGTTGGCCCGGTGCGGCTGGTAAAATGCGACATCGTCGGGACCGATCACGTCCGCCTGATCGCCAGCGGCGATGACGGCCGCAGTTTCAAAGGCATCGCGTTCCGCGCGGCGGAAAGTGATATGGGTCAAGCGCTGCTTCATGGATCCCGAGGGCGGCGTCTGTGGCTCGCAGGCCGCGCGAAGATCGATGACTGGGGCAGCCGACGGCAAGCTGAACTCCACCTTGAAGATGCCGCTTTTGCGGACTGA
- a CDS encoding sensor histidine kinase: protein MSARSFPWSAFSLALATAVGLLVLGVDFLVVAVMLLVWAGSLWLVGGTPPPPVEKQSNGSISRESMGDLFEHSETPVLLTEGGRVIIANIAARRLLGTHILGQDVRMALRQPEAVKLLDSNEDGAAVIRGLSRRRDIWRINHKRLNGDLSVIELVNKTAEADISRAHTDFVANASHELRTPLASILGYVETLREDGADIDPKTADKFLGTIQREAKRLQDLVSDLMSLSRIEAERHELPSEVVDLTALVKRAAQDGAGSERSNRLDFESHGDFAVQGDERQLEQLVRNLVDNAMKYGAANSSVTVRLAPQGDSRVVLSVTDRGDGIAPEHLPHLTRRFYRTDPGRSRASGGTGLGLAIVKHIVERHRGKLSIDSTLGEGTRVKVSLPLAD from the coding sequence ATGAGCGCCCGCTCCTTTCCATGGTCGGCTTTCTCGTTGGCTCTTGCGACCGCTGTTGGACTTCTCGTCCTTGGCGTCGATTTCCTCGTCGTTGCGGTGATGCTGCTGGTGTGGGCAGGATCGCTTTGGCTGGTGGGCGGCACGCCGCCGCCGCCGGTCGAGAAGCAGTCCAATGGCTCTATCTCGCGCGAATCGATGGGCGATCTCTTCGAGCATTCCGAAACGCCAGTTTTGCTCACCGAAGGCGGGCGGGTAATCATCGCCAATATCGCTGCACGCCGATTGCTGGGTACGCACATACTTGGTCAAGACGTAAGAATGGCGCTGCGCCAGCCCGAAGCGGTGAAGCTGCTCGATAGCAACGAGGACGGCGCTGCCGTGATCCGCGGCCTTTCCAGACGCCGCGACATATGGCGAATAAACCACAAGCGACTCAACGGCGATCTTTCGGTCATCGAACTGGTCAACAAGACCGCCGAGGCGGATATCAGCCGCGCCCATACCGATTTCGTTGCCAACGCCAGTCACGAATTGCGCACGCCGCTGGCGTCAATCCTTGGGTATGTCGAAACGCTCCGCGAAGACGGGGCCGACATTGATCCCAAGACAGCCGACAAATTTCTCGGCACGATCCAGCGCGAGGCAAAACGGCTCCAAGATTTAGTCAGTGACTTGATGTCACTGTCGCGGATCGAAGCGGAACGACATGAACTGCCGTCCGAAGTGGTAGACCTTACAGCGCTAGTCAAACGAGCCGCTCAGGACGGAGCCGGGAGCGAGCGCTCGAACAGGCTCGATTTCGAATCCCACGGTGACTTCGCTGTCCAGGGAGACGAAAGGCAGTTGGAGCAACTGGTTCGTAATCTCGTCGATAATGCGATGAAGTACGGCGCGGCGAATAGCAGCGTCACCGTCAGACTGGCACCGCAGGGCGATTCCCGCGTCGTGCTGAGCGTGACCGACCGCGGCGACGGGATCGCGCCGGAGCACCTACCCCACCTCACCCGCCGCTTCTACAGGACAGATCCCGGCCGCAGCCGCGCATCCGGCGGCACAGGACTTGGCCTCGCAATCGTAAAACACATCGTCGAACGCCACCGCGGCAAACTATCGATCGACAGCACGTTGGGCGAAGGAACGCGGGTCAAGGTCTCGCTTCCGCTAGCCGACTAA
- a CDS encoding porin: MNSSIRLSVLAAAMSCTFATPVFAQDASPTAAQQDLAEMRAQLATLAARIDQLEGELAQEKAANVAQDATIAATAEAVATPAPAPEPQVAALEKKDGWSFKPRGRLMYDAGFTSVPDSIGRDDGFQNEVRRARLGASGDVGGGFGYKFEIDFAGNEVEVADAILTYGHGDLEVAIGHHNNFQSLEELTSSLHTTFIERAAFTDAFGFERRIGASVSYEKGIAIAQAGVFTDNFDDTGTNNRGFDGRLVLMPKSGNTQFHFGGSIHFNELGEDDATVRYRQRPLVHFTSERFVNTGNIDAESEFGAGIEGAVISGPFHAAAEGYWQNVDIPTMGDNPTFFGGYAEVGYFLTKGDTRGYKGGKFDRTKPENPVGEGGTGSVQLNLRYDYLDLNDAGIIGGKQNGYLASLIWKPTDYTLFSLNYGKMDYTDAVYAKADGDTDYTVDAFGVRAQVDF; the protein is encoded by the coding sequence ATGAACTCCTCTATCCGCCTTTCCGTCCTTGCTGCCGCAATGAGCTGCACATTTGCCACCCCCGTTTTTGCGCAAGACGCCTCACCCACTGCTGCGCAGCAGGATTTGGCCGAAATGCGCGCCCAGCTTGCGACCTTGGCAGCGCGCATCGACCAACTCGAGGGCGAACTGGCACAGGAAAAGGCTGCCAACGTCGCGCAAGACGCAACGATCGCCGCCACCGCGGAAGCTGTCGCCACTCCGGCACCCGCTCCCGAACCGCAGGTGGCGGCCTTGGAAAAGAAGGATGGATGGAGTTTCAAGCCGCGCGGACGTCTGATGTATGACGCCGGTTTCACCAGCGTTCCGGATTCGATCGGCCGCGATGATGGGTTCCAGAATGAAGTCCGCCGCGCACGTCTCGGTGCTTCGGGTGATGTCGGCGGCGGTTTCGGATACAAGTTCGAAATCGATTTCGCCGGCAATGAAGTTGAGGTCGCCGACGCTATCCTGACCTACGGTCACGGCGATCTGGAAGTCGCCATCGGCCACCACAACAATTTTCAGTCGCTGGAAGAACTGACCAGCAGCCTGCACACCACCTTTATCGAGCGCGCAGCGTTCACTGATGCATTCGGCTTTGAGCGCCGCATCGGTGCATCGGTTAGCTACGAGAAGGGTATCGCCATCGCCCAGGCAGGCGTGTTTACGGACAATTTCGACGACACCGGCACCAATAATCGCGGGTTCGACGGACGGCTGGTCTTGATGCCTAAGTCTGGCAATACACAGTTCCACTTCGGCGGATCGATCCACTTCAACGAACTTGGCGAAGACGATGCGACGGTCCGCTATCGCCAGCGCCCGCTTGTTCACTTCACTTCCGAGCGCTTCGTCAACACTGGCAATATCGATGCCGAAAGCGAATTTGGCGCTGGTATTGAAGGCGCCGTTATTTCGGGCCCGTTCCACGCCGCGGCCGAAGGCTATTGGCAGAACGTCGATATTCCAACGATGGGGGATAATCCCACGTTCTTCGGTGGCTATGCCGAAGTAGGCTACTTCCTGACCAAGGGCGACACCCGCGGGTACAAGGGCGGCAAGTTCGACCGTACCAAGCCTGAAAATCCGGTCGGCGAAGGTGGCACAGGGTCGGTCCAGCTGAACCTGCGCTATGACTACCTCGATCTCAACGATGCCGGCATTATCGGCGGGAAACAGAACGGTTACCTCGCATCGCTGATCTGGAAGCCGACCGATTACACTCTCTTCAGCCTGAATTACGGCAAGATGGACTACACCGATGCCGTCTACGCAAAGGCCGATGGCGACACCGATTATACGGTGGATGCATTCGGTGTGCGCGCTCAGGTCGATTTCTGA
- a CDS encoding substrate-binding domain-containing protein, with translation MTKTFKFALAAASALALAACGDNSAGGASRDQIKAVGSSTVFPFSKAVSEAFARDTQFASPIIESTGTGGGMKLFCSGVGADTPDIANASRRMKASEFASCQENGVTDIIEVQVGLDGIALASSKGGITMNLTPKMVYEALAASPYGGEQTTKNWSDVDASLPNEPILVYGPPSTSGTRDALKELILEAGCKTDAATKALKETDEDRYDQVCTEVRSDGAYVDQGEQDNLIVQKIEGNPNAVGIFGYSYLEENLDKVQGLPMNGVEPTYANISNFEYPGARPLYMYVKKAHLDAIPGLKEFLSTWATMWSKDGALAKIGLVANPDDAAAAANAAVTEYTTLDGSELK, from the coding sequence ATGACCAAGACTTTCAAATTCGCTCTCGCTGCAGCTTCGGCTCTGGCCCTCGCCGCATGTGGCGACAATTCTGCTGGCGGCGCCTCGCGCGACCAGATCAAGGCTGTCGGCTCCTCGACCGTATTCCCGTTCTCGAAGGCCGTTTCCGAAGCATTCGCCCGTGACACCCAGTTCGCTTCGCCGATCATCGAATCGACCGGAACGGGCGGCGGCATGAAGCTGTTCTGCTCGGGCGTCGGTGCCGACACGCCGGACATCGCTAACGCCTCGCGCCGCATGAAGGCGAGTGAGTTCGCCAGCTGCCAGGAAAACGGCGTCACCGACATCATCGAAGTCCAGGTCGGCCTTGACGGTATTGCGCTTGCCTCTTCGAAGGGCGGGATCACGATGAACCTCACGCCGAAGATGGTTTACGAAGCTCTTGCTGCTTCGCCCTATGGCGGCGAGCAGACGACCAAGAACTGGTCCGATGTCGATGCCTCGCTCCCGAACGAACCGATTCTCGTTTACGGTCCGCCCAGCACCTCCGGCACGCGCGATGCTCTCAAGGAACTGATCCTTGAAGCTGGCTGCAAGACTGATGCGGCTACCAAGGCGCTGAAGGAAACCGATGAAGATCGCTACGACCAGGTTTGCACCGAAGTTCGCAGCGATGGCGCCTATGTCGACCAGGGCGAGCAGGACAATCTGATCGTCCAGAAAATTGAAGGTAATCCCAACGCAGTGGGGATTTTCGGATATTCCTACCTTGAGGAGAACCTCGACAAGGTGCAGGGCCTTCCGATGAACGGCGTCGAACCGACCTATGCGAACATTTCGAACTTCGAATATCCGGGTGCACGCCCGCTCTACATGTACGTGAAAAAAGCACACCTCGATGCCATTCCCGGCCTCAAGGAATTTCTCTCGACCTGGGCGACCATGTGGAGCAAGGACGGCGCGCTGGCCAAGATCGGTCTTGTCGCCAATCCTGATGATGCGGCAGCCGCAGCCAATGCTGCAGTCACCGAATACACCACGCTCGACGGTTCCGAGCTGAAGTAA
- a CDS encoding AHH domain-containing protein yields MTLPGRKSGAGLRASLPFRSVNRRGFPGHDPFLQRHHILPRQLLNADCFGSMFAVLGRERIGFDDFRINGLLLPSSEPAAKRTLLPLHRGPHRDYNAMVIDRVGSVEAQWSKARLADADIAASEALLRLGLLQKALRRRLLDEGRPIRLNRRDPVGADLDFSDLDAMAEILWRSAA; encoded by the coding sequence GTGACACTACCGGGTCGCAAATCAGGTGCTGGTCTCAGGGCCAGCCTGCCGTTTCGTTCGGTCAATCGCCGCGGGTTTCCGGGGCACGATCCCTTTCTGCAACGCCATCACATATTGCCGCGCCAGCTGCTGAATGCCGATTGCTTCGGTTCCATGTTTGCAGTGCTGGGGCGTGAGCGGATCGGGTTTGATGATTTCCGCATCAATGGTCTGCTCCTGCCTTCCAGCGAACCAGCCGCCAAGCGGACATTGCTTCCGCTTCACCGCGGCCCGCACCGGGACTATAATGCGATGGTGATAGACCGGGTCGGATCGGTTGAAGCGCAATGGTCAAAGGCACGCCTTGCGGATGCGGACATAGCTGCAAGTGAGGCTTTGTTGCGACTTGGGCTGCTTCAAAAAGCCTTGCGCCGCCGCCTGCTGGATGAGGGGCGGCCAATCAGGCTCAATCGCAGGGATCCTGTTGGCGCAGATCTCGACTTTTCCGACCTCGACGCAATGGCCGAGATTTTATGGCGTTCTGCCGCCTAA
- a CDS encoding flavodoxin family protein, translated as MTPPSLLIAWHSRTGASEALARAAKDGAGEAGNLLWAGDVEPEHLLEAQGYLFVCPENLATMSGLMKEMFDRCYYPVLGRIEGRPFATLIAAGSDGEGAQRQIDRIAKGWRLKRIAEPVIVKTYAQTPEEIMAHKSLGKADIEQAFQLGQGFAEGLTEGIF; from the coding sequence ATGACGCCTCCATCCCTCCTCATAGCCTGGCATAGCCGTACCGGTGCCAGCGAAGCGCTTGCCCGCGCCGCGAAGGATGGCGCCGGTGAGGCCGGCAACCTTCTTTGGGCGGGAGATGTAGAGCCGGAGCATTTGCTGGAGGCGCAGGGATACCTCTTCGTGTGTCCGGAAAACCTGGCCACCATGAGTGGGCTGATGAAAGAGATGTTCGACCGGTGTTATTATCCGGTGTTGGGCCGTATCGAAGGTCGCCCATTTGCAACCTTGATTGCAGCGGGTTCCGATGGCGAAGGCGCCCAGCGACAAATCGATCGCATTGCCAAGGGGTGGCGGCTGAAGCGCATCGCTGAACCTGTAATCGTGAAGACATACGCACAAACCCCTGAGGAGATTATGGCTCACAAGTCTCTCGGCAAAGCCGATATCGAGCAGGCTTTCCAGCTGGGGCAAGGGTTTGCAGAAGGGTTGACCGAAGGAATCTTCTGA